The Herpetosiphonaceae bacterium genome has a segment encoding these proteins:
- a CDS encoding DoxX family protein: MSSVSQTQTAPRWRTYALYVVMALLALAFLGSGGTKLAGAEMNVTNFARWGYPLWFMYLTGLIEVVCAILLWPRQTRLIGALGLVATMVGAILTHLVNQEATMIGLPLVLLVLAGIVAWSSRPRTA, encoded by the coding sequence ATGAGCAGTGTTTCGCAAACTCAGACGGCTCCGCGCTGGCGAACGTATGCCCTGTACGTGGTGATGGCGCTGTTGGCGCTTGCATTTCTCGGCTCCGGCGGTACAAAGCTGGCCGGTGCCGAGATGAACGTTACCAACTTCGCCCGCTGGGGCTATCCGCTGTGGTTCATGTATCTCACCGGCCTGATCGAGGTGGTCTGCGCAATCCTGCTCTGGCCCCGGCAGACCCGCCTGATCGGCGCGCTGGGCCTGGTCGCCACGATGGTCGGCGCGATCCTGACGCATCTCGTCAACCAGGAGGCGACAATGATCGGGCTGCCACTGGTGCTGCTGGTGCTGGCAGGTATTGTCGCCTGGAGCAGCCGCCCGCGAACCGCGTAG
- a CDS encoding VOC family protein translates to MASIIDPATRIGLVTLSVGDLARALRYYQHNIGLTVLAQADSTATLGVGTTPLLHLREVPGARLVRRATGLYHFALRVPSRRDLARVIRHLIETATPVGGASDHLVSEALYLSDPDGHGIEIYRDRPRSAWYDAIGNFRMDTSRLDIDSILAELDADTPAWEGMPTGTDMGHIHLQVADVVAAEHFYVGVLGMERMTGMPSASFVSAGGYHHHIGLNSWAGVGVPAPPEGAARLLSYELLVPTTEALNAVLDRVRAAGLPLTEQADVWAVRDPSHNLVLLRAEVA, encoded by the coding sequence ATGGCATCGATTATTGATCCCGCGACGAGGATCGGCCTCGTCACGCTGAGCGTCGGCGACCTGGCGCGCGCGCTGCGCTACTACCAGCACAACATCGGCCTGACGGTGCTGGCGCAGGCGGACAGCACGGCGACCCTGGGCGTCGGCACGACGCCGCTGCTGCACCTGCGCGAGGTGCCCGGCGCGCGTCTGGTGCGTCGCGCGACCGGCCTGTACCATTTTGCGCTGCGCGTGCCATCGCGGCGCGATCTGGCCCGTGTTATTCGGCATCTCATCGAAACCGCAACGCCGGTCGGCGGCGCGTCCGATCATCTGGTGAGCGAGGCGCTGTACCTGTCCGATCCCGACGGACACGGCATCGAGATCTACCGCGACCGGCCCCGGAGCGCCTGGTACGACGCGATCGGCAACTTCAGGATGGACACGTCGCGGCTCGACATCGACAGCATCCTGGCCGAGCTGGACGCCGATACGCCCGCCTGGGAGGGCATGCCGACCGGCACTGACATGGGCCATATCCATCTGCAAGTGGCGGACGTGGTGGCGGCGGAGCATTTTTATGTCGGCGTGCTTGGCATGGAGCGCATGACCGGCATGCCGTCCGCAAGCTTCGTCAGCGCTGGCGGCTACCATCACCATATCGGGCTGAATAGCTGGGCCGGTGTGGGCGTGCCAGCGCCGCCGGAGGGCGCGGCGCGGCTGCTGAGCTATGAGCTGCTCGTGCCGACTACTGAGGCGCTCAACGCGGTCCTCGATCGCGTGCGCGCGGCTGGCCTTCCACTGACAGAGCAGGCCGATGTCTGGGCGGTGCGCGATCCGTCGCACAATCTGGTGCTGCTGCGCGCCGAGGTAGCGTAG
- a CDS encoding DoxX family protein: MFRRLSSYENLAPLLLRLGIGLTFFFAGLGKVLGGTAGVAGFFGSLGIPLAGLMGPFVAYLELIGGLALILGVFTRGFGLLFAADMLVALLLVGLPKAFAAENIAVGFTDARVEVLLLLGSVALALLGAGAFSIDEAFLGDRPRQIAERPAPHATR, encoded by the coding sequence ATGTTCCGCCGACTGAGTTCGTACGAGAATCTTGCACCGTTGTTGCTCCGCTTAGGCATTGGCCTGACCTTCTTTTTCGCCGGCCTGGGCAAAGTGCTGGGCGGCACTGCTGGCGTCGCTGGCTTTTTCGGCAGCCTGGGGATTCCACTGGCCGGCCTGATGGGGCCATTCGTCGCCTACCTCGAACTGATCGGCGGTCTGGCGCTGATACTGGGCGTTTTCACACGTGGCTTCGGCCTGCTCTTCGCCGCCGACATGCTTGTCGCGCTGCTGCTGGTGGGCCTGCCCAAAGCCTTCGCGGCTGAGAATATCGCGGTTGGCTTCACCGATGCTCGCGTCGAGGTGCTGCTGCTGCTTGGCTCCGTGGCGCTTGCGCTGCTGGGCGCTGGAGCCTTCTCGATCGACGAGGCATTTCTGGGCGATCGTCCACGACAGATCGCCGAGCGGCCCGCGCCACACGCGACGCGCTAA